One region of Babylonia areolata isolate BAREFJ2019XMU chromosome 29, ASM4173473v1, whole genome shotgun sequence genomic DNA includes:
- the LOC143302184 gene encoding putative methyltransferase DDB_G0268948, which produces MHTKRPSMLTNLEKFRRLLHFSVGFVRTMSERPTLFQSSDIADYYLKYRPTYSRDVFDTIVNFCKEKESASFSLALDVGCGSGQSTLPLTKHFQKVIGIDVSDAQISKAPTQISNVSFRVGPAEDLSFVDSGTVDLVTVAQALHWLDYQRLYEEAQRVLKPCGALVVYGYGMPTLSEAKSQEVIDYFYTEILGPYWTDGRNHVEEHYQSFSLPFNGWRRNDSLKIEREWTLDELIGYFCSWSAYQKFLFSNPMDGTMGAMRQKLQETLGLDGLSMASCERTVKVTWPVFMLMGHKPQD; this is translated from the exons ATGCACACCAAACGCCCCTCGATGCTCACCAACCTTGAGAAATTCCGACGTCTTTTGCACTTTTCTGTGGGATTTGTCAGAACTATGTCGGAGAGACCTACGCTTTTCCAGTCCTCAGATATAGCTGATTACTATCTGAAATACAGACCTACGTACAGTCGGGATGTTTTCGACACTATTGTCAATTTCTGCAAAGAAAAGGAGTCGGCTAGTTTCTCCTTGGCTCTCGACGTGGGTTGCGGGTCGGGGCAAAGTACTTTGCCTCTGACGAAACATTTCCAGAAGGTCATAGGAATAGACGTCAGCGACGCTCAAATTTCAAAAGCACCGACTCAAATCTCTAACGTATCGTTTCGTGTTGGTCCCGCAGAGGATTTGTCGTTTGTTGACAGTGGCACCGTCGACCTTGTGACTGTGGCACAGGCATTGCATTGGCTGGACTACCAGCGACTCTACGAAGAAGCGCAAAGAGTTCTCAAGCCATGCGGGGCCCTCGTTGTCTACGGCTATGGGATGCCAACCCTCAGTGAGGCCAAGTCCCAAGAAGTCATTGACTAT TTTTACACTGAGATACTGGGCCCATACTGGACAGACGGCCGAAACCATGTGGAGGAACACTACCAAAGCTTCAGCCTTCCCTTCAATGGGTGGAGGAG GAACGACAGCCTGAAAATTGAGAGGGAGTGGACTCTGGATGAGCTGATTGGATACTTTTGTTCATGGTCGGCGTATCAGAAATTTCTGTTTTCCAATCCGATGGACGGCACCATGGGAGCTATGCGACAAAA ACTTCAAGAGACGTTAGGTCTGGATGGACTTAGTATGGCCAGCTGTGAACGTACAGTCAAAGTGACGTGGCCAGTCTTCATGTTGATGGGACATAAACCACAGGACTga